The DNA window TGTGAATTCTGAACGTCTACAGACCAACCAGTAAATCATGACTGTTATAGCAGTGTTTTATAATCTCttcgttccaatttaaaacAGACTTCCAATTCTCCGTTAAAAATCCATTAAACCACAAAATACAATCATTTCCGTCAAACCATAGTCAATAACATTCGAAATCACTCAATATTCAAATCATTGTTCACATTCGGATATATTACAGAAACTCGTTTTTTGCATGTTAGTTCAAGACCATGTAAAGCGAATATAGAAAGGAAAGGCATCAGATCCATCTATAGAAAATTACTTCACTGTAGTTGGCTCTTTAAAACCACAGTTTCCTCGCGGTCTACAATGTTGATCGACTGTATCATTTCCCTGAAAAAAAGAAATGTTATGTTCAAAACCATACATTACTAAATGAGTTTGGCTGAGTGTGTTGTTAATATTCTGCTGAATTTCATACCATTGATATTCTTCAAAactttcctttgtaaaaacCAAAACAATCCATCAATAGAAATATGTTTATTATATCACGAATAAGCTTGCGTACCTGGTACCAAGTGATGTTAAATAGCAAAATTGTTTTGATATTAAAATTGTCGTGGTGAGTAGTGGACTACATTTACAGCTGAGAAATGTTGTTGCTAATGATTTCGTGAACGAAAGTTATTTCGGGGGAGTCAAATTTACAAtacatcaaattaaaaaatagattgCTTAATTCTGTAACAAACAAAACAGTGATTAGGAAAATTTGAAATTGCAACCTTATTGAAATGGTCCTATATGTAGATGAATGCCACACTTCTATTACTTTCTCTTCCACTAATAACTCGGTCGTAAATGTACTgttcaactctttgcataatatgctagtcggaATCATAGCCTTCCGATATGTACcggaaaaatattggaaattgcgccgtaataatcgaaaaagGAAGCAGAGAAGCTCGCGTTTGCACATTCAGCCTTTAATCGCAAGTCCAATGTAGATAGatcatgggacaaatatgcgattatGGACAGCATAGCACCATTTCAATAAGTATGCGAGAATTTGACTTCCTAATTTAAACACTCGAACGTGTAGAAGACGATAGCTTCATAAATAAATATACGCTCGTGTCGTAACATATATGACCACTTACGAGAATACAAAAAAATACTTCGCCCACCCCCTCGTTTCCCAATTAAACCGTCTCTGTGAGGAACGTTTCCGTGTCTTCGGTGACGATCGCATCGATATTGTAGAAGGCCGCATGAAGCGATATCACGAAAAACGATGCGCCGAGAACCCAAAACATAACTGCTCCAGCTCCTGCTAGGTAGAGCAGCGGAATCGCTGCAATATTTACCGCAATACACTGCTGGTTGGTGTTCAGCTGCCGTGCGAAAAAGGCAACCGGGGCGTTGGCTTGTTTAATTTTGTAGCACGCGTAAAACACGGCTCCCAGGACGATCAGGATCAGCGGGGATGTCAATCTGAAAAAAGAAAATCGATGGATTTTTAGTCGCAATAAAACTACAAATTATGGAttataaatgttgaaatgtggGATACGACACTCAATTATAAAGATGAGTTATAGTTATCGTACCTCAAGTTTCGGTTTTgctaataaattacaaattacttaCAAACAGTAGACAATCAACCCAAGGAACACAAACAGATAGTTACTCTGAAAGTAACCCAAGTTGCGTATGATCCGATTGGTGAGCCGTGGGATATTGGCCACGGTTTTAAAATTGGCTGTCTGCAAAAACTCTGACCAAGGGCGAACATTCTGCCTGGTGAGACGAAGCAGATCCCACAAGCTTGGGATTCGGGCGAAACTGGTAAAGCTGTTGATCAAAGATAGGAAGATTGAGTCATCTTTTCCaacattacaaaaaaaatcagcgagACAACACTTACGCGGATATATTGAAGCTTGATCGCGACTCCTGCTTCGGTGGTTCCATATCACCGCTCACATCGATGTGAACGTCGGATTCCTGCATGGTTGATTTTCGGTTCGGGTGCTAAATACCTACAATATTCTTTGGAAGGTATTACGCTGTAAAATagactgaaaaaatatttcgttcgcTTGTGCAAGTTACAATTTTCTGACTTCCgtggtttgtttttgtttacgtGCTACGTGAagggaaattttgaaaaagagggTTTTTTATACTccacgcaaaaaaaaacatcgcaCTGGAGTAATTGATGCGTTCGCTTCGCTGTCAAAGCTACTTGAAGGCAAGGTTGCTAGACCTGCAAGTATATCAATGTATTGGCTGACTTTTTaactgaattttttgttgagaGTAAAATATGCGTAAAGAAAGATGCAAAGATCAAAAATTTCCTAACATATTTCATGTGTTAGCTACTTTCCTACCCCTAAGAAAATAAATGTCTCAGCAGTTCACTATTCACTAAGggtgatttcgtttttagatccGAGTTAATGTAAATTCGCTTCAATGAATGTAAAATTCATACTAATATGAcacccaggtaaccaataagcaaaCAAAATGTGTCTTAACGGCAATCTGATAAGCGTTTAAgtagttttaaatgctattcAAAAGTCGCTTTGGAAATatatacggctacattactgctCTGCCACGAAAATGCTTTTTAACTTGTGTTTTAACTTGTGTTGTGCATtcaagaagtttttaaacagtttccTGAATGCTGATTAATAACAGTTATACCCAAAGAATCCTAACATACTGCAAGAAGCACCTGAAATGCAAATTATATGTTATTTTACTGCTTACACaaatgcttgttggttacctgggtagaGATGTGTCGCTAGTGTAACAACGTATTGTTATTTAAATTATTGAGACAACGCATTTTTTGTTCCATGTGGCGCGTCGGTTCATCGGACTGTCAGCCATATTGAAGtttataggtttgttccagtaccagaaaGAACTGGAAATACTACGGAGTGAACAGATAAAAAACCGTTCCTGTATTCTATTCtgttcttttttcttcttctggtggcaaaccggagtaaaaaaggagctaatattttttctcctgtttgctccggagcaacttccGCGTACTGGAATAATCATTATGTGATCAAATGTCAAATCAACAAAGATTCGGGCTTAAGCCCTTAATAAATGTTGGGCTGGCAAAATTAAaacatttctttttctttttaataaaccgaagctgttaaaatattcttataTAGACGTAATCTCATAACTTTTTAATGAATTAACATAAATTTGTGTTTGGGCCTTCCGGTCAAACatctaaaaaaatcgatttgttatTTTTGCATCTTTAATGTAAGAAAGATTCAATCTTCAATGTAAGAAAATATTTACCCGAAGGGAACGTCAATTCAGAATAATTGTTATATTCTGTTCGATTTTGCAAAAATTcgcatttttggaaatttttgaaaattttaatcaattttctatcaaatcgAGTATTGCTAAATAATTCGAATAAATTACAACAAATAAGCCAATCTCATTCCAATTTTGCTCGAATTCCGACTTATTTGATGTAACTGCATGCATGCTCTATTTTCGAAtatttctatttctattttttggcaacaaaatgtatgtttttgttttgatttgtgtCTGCAGTTATGCTACGGCAAAGATGATAAAGTACAAGACAAATTCCATCAACAAACCATCGACAACATCATTTTTGTGCTTCCAACATCGAACACTTCATTGTTGAAAAACAATAATGAGCGCCCTAGCAGACTGACTCAGCTATGGATCTCTCCATTCTGTATTCGCAGTCGCTGGATGAAAACGAGAACCGAAAAGTACTTCTTGTTGATGAAGCAAATTCAAATCCTGCAAATGAAAAAGCTGCAAGAAAAAAAGAGTAGGCGTTGCGTAACAGCAACGGAAAAAATTTTCATTAGCAACTAAAACTATCACTGTACAACAcgtaatttaaataaaatgatTTGTAAAACGTGATTCTGCAGTGAAGTAGTGAATCCTCCGAATTCCAAAGAACATTGGTCCTTCTCCCCACCGGCAGGTGAGTCCCGGTGTCCGTTGCAGCTCGTTCAAATTGACTGAACTAACATTGGTCCTTCTCCCCACCGGCAGGTGAGTCCCGGTGTCCGTTGCAGCTCGTTCAAATTGACTGAACTAACATCGGTCCTTCTCCCCACCGGCAGGTGAGTCCCGGTGTCCGTTGCAGCTCGTTCAAATTGACTGAACTAACATTGGTCCTTCTCCCCACCGGCAGGTGAGTCCCGGTGTCCGTTGCAGCTCGTTCAAATTGACTGAACTAACATTGGTCCTTCTCCCCACCGGCAGGTGAGTCCCGGTGTCCGTTGCAGCTCGTTCAAATTGACTGAACTAACATTGGTCCTTCTCCCCACCGGCAGGTGAGTCCCGGTGTCCGTTGCAGCTCGTTCAAATTGACTGAACTAACATTGGTCCTTCGAAAACCAACTGCCAGCATATATGGACATAGACTTGCGTCGAAGCAAGAGATTTACCGCAGGTACAGTTCCAACACGTTTTGATACCTACTACGTCGATATACCTAATCTGAAAAGCGGGAGAATGTTGCGTACACCCCCATTGAAATTTAATACCCGTGAACCTCCAACTGATCCTCCTTCTGGTAATGAAGATAAACGAGTAAACAGAAGTGTCGGTTCTGTCAACGTCGATCACCGATCACAAAAATCAGTGTCTTCTAAAGGCAGTACTTGTAGCCAAATCAAAGCTTTAGAATTAAGTAACCAgctagaagaagaagaactTAGAGCATCATTAGAACAAGATAGGATAGAAGCAGAGTTGCAACTAAAAGCGTTGCAAATCGAGAAAGACTTAAAGCTGAAGCGAGAACAGAAGAAAGCGgagtttttaaaaaagaaacgcGAACGTGAAATGCTCATTTTAGAACTAAAATCGAACTCTGATGGGTCGAGTATTTGTAGTTCATCGAGTCGAGTGCATGATTGGGTAAAAAGTGTAGCGAGTGAACAATCGGACGCAACCATCCAACACCACGACTTTATAAACACAGCACAGGAATCGAAATCACAGCCTCCTACAACAGCGAATATCTTCAATTCGAATCCACAACGTGAAACTTTGCCTAATATGCCGAATTGGAACCGGCAACATGGATTGAATTTAAACCCAGCGAGCGATCCTGCACCTACTTCTGGTGTTACTCCAGAGATAACCGAGGTATTGTCTCACGCCTTCAAAGCTCTACAAAATCGACATGTGAGAGAACTGCCCACATTTTCTGGGAACATTATGGAGTGGCCGATATTTGAGAATGAGTTCAATACGTCGACTACCGAATTCAAATTAAGCGATCGTGATAACTTGAGGAGACTGAACAGCGCACTGCAAGGAAAGGCAAGAAGAACTGTAGAAGCGCTATTATCGTCTACAGACAACGTAGAACTGATTATGAGGATGCTAAAATCAAATTTTGGTCGAACAGAATGGGTTGTAGCCAATCGCCTCGACGTTTTGCGGAACCTGGACAATGTGAAGGAAGGAAACATCGAATCTTTTAGATTTTTCTACAATGCCGTAGTTGGTACAGCTGTAGCTCTAAAAAATGTAGGAGCAGAAATGTATTTACTGAATCCTGAACTTATCGCGCATTTAGCTGAAAAGCTTCCTAGTTTCAGTAAACAAATGTGGATTCGTCATAAGGCGGATTTGATGAGACATGGTGGAAACATTGACTTCCAAGCATTTTCCCGGTGGTTGGAGGATGAGATGGAGAACCAGCTGGCAAGTATGAATCCAATCGTTTCATATCGGAAACAATCGCCAAATCTGAAACCGAAACAACCTGTTCTTAATATAAACAACGACGAAGAAGAGATTAAATGTCCACTCTGTAGTGCAAATGATCACCAAAGTTTGACAAAATGTGAGAAGTTCCGGAAATTATCCGTGGAGCAGCGTAGGTCTGTAGCGAGAAGCTGTAAGGTATGCTACGTTTGTCTCAAACCGGATCACAACCGCCAGAAATGTCAATCAAATAAAACTTGTTCGGTTTGTGACAAGAACCACCACGAACTGGTGCATTCAGATGATGTCCCAAAGCAGCTGCCTAGGCAGACCAACTTCAAGTCGCAATCTGCTGAAAACTTATGCCATATAAATGCGAGAAGTTCAAACACATTGCTTCGCATAGGCAAGGTTAAAATCAAAAGCGAGAACAAAGTCCACGTGGTGTTCGCCTTGTTTGATGAAGGATCATCTGTTTCCATGGTGGATGCTTCCCTCGCTGCCACGATGGGTATATCTGGACCTGTACAACCTGTTACTTATCGTTGGACAAATGGAATAACACACAAAGATGAAGACTCGATGAGGCTGTCGCTCCAAATATCCGGCCCGAACCCGCAATCGAAATGGTATCAACTTAACAACGTACGTACAATTAAAGACATTAATCTTCCGTGCGTGAATTTCGACCTCGAGAAAATTAAACAACTGTACCCACTGTTGGACGACGACAAACTGGAAGCTGTACAAGGT is part of the Topomyia yanbarensis strain Yona2022 chromosome 1, ASM3024719v1, whole genome shotgun sequence genome and encodes:
- the LOC131676914 gene encoding prenylated Rab acceptor protein 1 → MQESDVHIDVSGDMEPPKQESRSSFNISAFTSFARIPSLWDLLRLTRQNVRPWSEFLQTANFKTVANIPRLTNRIIRNLGYFQSNYLFVFLGLIVYCLLTSPLILIVLGAVFYACYKIKQANAPVAFFARQLNTNQQCIAVNIAAIPLLYLAGAGAVMFWVLGASFFVISLHAAFYNIDAIVTEDTETFLTETV